A window from Populus trichocarpa isolate Nisqually-1 chromosome 3, P.trichocarpa_v4.1, whole genome shotgun sequence encodes these proteins:
- the LOC18097087 gene encoding uncharacterized protein LOC18097087, whose product MVIMASSKYWQRKSIMRHSGSCEQRRVDRKINRLKAEMAGIRKQQQCIRQGQREIRERFEEIESECDELKKETELVSQASDNIQLRLDIMLKILKARQENDFAKAADLTCSLRKSLLP is encoded by the exons ATGGTTATCATGGCATCAAGCAAGTACTGGCAGCGAAAATCAATTATGAGGCATTCTGGAAGTTGTGAG CAAAGAAGGGtagatagaaaaataaacagACTGAAAGCAGAGATGGCAGGGATTAGGAAGCAGCAACAATGCATCAGACAAGGGCAAAGGGAAATAAgagaaagatttgaagagatAGAATCAGAATGTGATGAGCTCAAAAAGGAGACTGAACTTGTATCTCAGGCAAGCGACAACATTCAACTTCGCCTTGATATCATGCTCAAAATCTTGAAAGCAAGACAAGAGAATGACTTCGCTAAAGCTGCTGATCTTACTTGCTCTCTCAG GAAAAGTCTGCTTCCTTGA
- the LOC7465359 gene encoding DNA polymerase eta isoform X1 has translation MPVARPESSDSRTRIIAHVDLDCFYVQVEQRKQPELRGLPTAVVQYNEWKGGALIAVSYEARKLGVNRHMRGDDAKEVCPQIHLVQVPVARGKADLNTYRNAGSEVVSILARKGRCERASIDEVYLDLTDSAEAMLRETPPESLESINEESRKSHILGLKSEDANDAQENVSKWLRRSDANHQDKLLACGALIVSELRMEVLKETQFTCSAGIAHNKMLAKLVSGMNKPAQQTVVPSSSVKGLLESLPIKKMKQLGGKLGTSLQTDLGVSTVGDLLQFSEEKLQERFGINTGTWLWSIARGINGEEVQGRLLPKSHGAGKSFPGPRALKTIASVQHWLNQLCDELNERICCDLDQNKRIAHTFTVYASAYKSCDSESYKKFPSKSCPLRYGTAKIQEDAFNLFQAGLREYIGSHGVKTLGHHHNGWGITSLSVSASKIVAIPSGTGSITKYFHGQYTSPSSKETKDSFVKEAMPLSPSVKAIRSWNQLISCNLRIMYRVWVYKNRKEFHGKIRIHLVLQQCRQRMVVAREPHHHHPQVLYSRSGCCSLVNQTGSQGASRVDSTMPTLERHKRKIKPSDKGTILKFLKSYNLSGSTPMQENVEMVKGSQSPSCSSLEVNQAELPRRSLAECSTNDGSNNLDQNAQRAWNYKIDEIDHSIVNELPSEIQDEIRVWLQARQQPSMVKRPSIIKRGSIAHYFSPDRNT, from the exons ATGCCAGTGGCTAGACCAGAGTCATCCGATTCAAGGACAAGGATCATCGCTCACGTTGACTTGGATTGCTTCTACGTTCAAG tGGAGCAGCGTAAGCAGCCCGAGTTGAGGGGCTTACCTACAGCTGTGGTGCAGTACAATGAGTGGAAAGGTGGGGCTTTGATTGCAGTTAGTTACGAGGCTCGTAAACTTGGAGTCAATCG TCACATGAGAGGTGACGATGCAAAAGAAGTTTGCCCACAAATTCACCTGGTTCAAGTGCCTGTAGCTAGAGGTAAAGCTGACCTGAACACTTACCGCAATGCAGGTTCTGAG GTGGTGTCTATTCTGGCAAGAAAGGGTCGATGTGAGAGGGCTTCAAttgatgaagtttatcttgaccTTACTGATTCAGCGGAGGCTATGCTGAGAGAAACTCCTCCAGAGAGCTTGGAATCAATAAATGAGGAATCTCGCAAATCACACATTTTGGGGCTTAAAAGTGAG GATGCAAATGATGCCCAAGAAAATGTGAGCAAGTGGTTACGTAGGAGTGATGCCAATCACCAAGACAAGTTACTAGCTTGTGGGGCCCTCATCGTGTCAGAACTTAGGATGGAAGTCTTAAAGGAAACCCAATTTACATGTTCTGCTGGCATTGCTCATAACAAG ATGCTAGCCAAACTTGTAAGTGGCATGAATAAACCTGCGCAACAAACTGTTGTTCCCTCCTCATCTGTAAAAGGTTTGCTCGAATCATTGCCAATAAAGAAAAT GAAACAGCTTGGAGGGAAGCTGGGGACTTCATTGCAGACTGACCTGGGTGTGAGCACTGTTGGAGACCTCCTGCAGTTTTCAGAGGAAAAGCTACAGGAACGTTTTGGCATAAATACAgg TACATGGTTGTGGAGCATTGCGAGAGGAATCAATGGGGAAGAAGTTCAGGGCCGCCTTCTCCCTAAGAGCCATGGTGCTGGGAAGTCATTTCCTGGTCCTCGTGCTTTGAAGACAATTGCTTCC GTTCAACACTGGCTGAATCAACTTTGTGATGAGCTTAATGAACGTATTTGCTGTGATTTGGACCAAAACAAGCGAATTGCACACACTTTTACTGTTTATGCTAGCGCATACAAG TCTTGCGACTCggaatcatataaaaaattcccTTCAAAATCTTGTCCATTGAGATATGGGACTGCCAAGATTCAAGAGGATGCATTTAATCTATTTCAAGCTGGATTACGTGAATATATAGGTTCACACGGAGTCAAAACACTAGGTCATCATCACAACGGATGGGGAATAACTTCTCTTTCTGTTTCAGCAAGTAAAATTGTTGCTATACCATCT GGAACAGGTTCGATCACAAAATACTTTCATGGACAGTATACATCACCCTCTTCAAAGGAAACAAAGGATAGCTTTGTCAAAGAAGCCATGCCATTATCACCGTCAG TGAAAGCTATTCGGAGCTGGAACCAACTGATCAGCTGCAACCTGAGAATAATGTACCGTGTTTGGGTCTACAAGAACAGAAAAGAATTCCATGGAAAGATCAG GATTCATCTTGTTCTTCAACAGTGCAGACAAAGGATGGTAGTGGCAAGGGAGCCTCACCATCATCACCCTCAGGTGTTGTATTCAA GAAGTGGATGTTGCTCACTTGTAAACCAAACCGGCTCTCAGGGAGCCTCCAGGGTTGATTCTACCATGCCTACTTTGGAACgacataaaaggaaaataaaacctTCTGATAAG GGAACAATTTTGAAATTCTTGAAGAGCTACAATCTCTCGGGCTCCACACCGATGCAGGAGAATGTTGAAATGGTTAAAG GCTCTCAATCTCCAAGTTGCAGCAGCTTGGAAGTGAATCAAGCTGAGCTGCCAAGACGGAGTCTTGCAGAATGTAGTACGAATGATGGCAGCAATAATTTGGATCAAAATGCACAAAGGGCATGGAATTACAAGATCGACGAGATTGATCACTCTATTGTTAATGAGTTGCCATCAGAAATCCAAGATGAAATTCGGGTCTGGCTCCAGGCTCGTCAGCAACCTAGTATGGTTAAACGTCCTAGTATAATTAAACGAGGTTCTATTGCCCATTATTTCTCCCCAGACAGAAATACATAG
- the LOC7465359 gene encoding DNA polymerase eta isoform X2, with protein sequence MPVARPESSDSRTRIIAHVDLDCFYVQVEQRKQPELRGLPTAVVQYNEWKGGALIAVSYEARKLGVNRHMRGDDAKEVCPQIHLVQVPVARGKADLNTYRNAGSEVVSILARKGRCERASIDEVYLDLTDSAEAMLRETPPESLESINEESRKSHILGLKSEDANDAQENVSKWLRRSDANHQDKLLACGALIVSELRMEVLKETQFTCSAGIAHNKMLAKLVSGMNKPAQQTVVPSSSVKGLLESLPIKKMKQLGGKLGTSLQTDLGVSTVGDLLQFSEEKLQERFGINTGTWLWSIARGINGEEVQGRLLPKSHGAGKSFPGPRALKTIASVQHWLNQLCDELNERICCDLDQNKRIAHTFTVYASAYKSCDSESYKKFPSKSCPLRYGTAKIQEDAFNLFQAGLREYIGSHGVKTLGHHHNGWGITSLSVSASKIVAIPSVRSQNTFMDSIHHPLQRKQRIALSKKPCHYHRQAVKAIRSWNQLISCNLRIMYRVWVYKNRKEFHGKIRIHLVLQQCRQRMVVAREPHHHHPQVLYSRSGCCSLVNQTGSQGASRVDSTMPTLERHKRKIKPSDKGTILKFLKSYNLSGSTPMQENVEMVKGSQSPSCSSLEVNQAELPRRSLAECSTNDGSNNLDQNAQRAWNYKIDEIDHSIVNELPSEIQDEIRVWLQARQQPSMVKRPSIIKRGSIAHYFSPDRNT encoded by the exons ATGCCAGTGGCTAGACCAGAGTCATCCGATTCAAGGACAAGGATCATCGCTCACGTTGACTTGGATTGCTTCTACGTTCAAG tGGAGCAGCGTAAGCAGCCCGAGTTGAGGGGCTTACCTACAGCTGTGGTGCAGTACAATGAGTGGAAAGGTGGGGCTTTGATTGCAGTTAGTTACGAGGCTCGTAAACTTGGAGTCAATCG TCACATGAGAGGTGACGATGCAAAAGAAGTTTGCCCACAAATTCACCTGGTTCAAGTGCCTGTAGCTAGAGGTAAAGCTGACCTGAACACTTACCGCAATGCAGGTTCTGAG GTGGTGTCTATTCTGGCAAGAAAGGGTCGATGTGAGAGGGCTTCAAttgatgaagtttatcttgaccTTACTGATTCAGCGGAGGCTATGCTGAGAGAAACTCCTCCAGAGAGCTTGGAATCAATAAATGAGGAATCTCGCAAATCACACATTTTGGGGCTTAAAAGTGAG GATGCAAATGATGCCCAAGAAAATGTGAGCAAGTGGTTACGTAGGAGTGATGCCAATCACCAAGACAAGTTACTAGCTTGTGGGGCCCTCATCGTGTCAGAACTTAGGATGGAAGTCTTAAAGGAAACCCAATTTACATGTTCTGCTGGCATTGCTCATAACAAG ATGCTAGCCAAACTTGTAAGTGGCATGAATAAACCTGCGCAACAAACTGTTGTTCCCTCCTCATCTGTAAAAGGTTTGCTCGAATCATTGCCAATAAAGAAAAT GAAACAGCTTGGAGGGAAGCTGGGGACTTCATTGCAGACTGACCTGGGTGTGAGCACTGTTGGAGACCTCCTGCAGTTTTCAGAGGAAAAGCTACAGGAACGTTTTGGCATAAATACAgg TACATGGTTGTGGAGCATTGCGAGAGGAATCAATGGGGAAGAAGTTCAGGGCCGCCTTCTCCCTAAGAGCCATGGTGCTGGGAAGTCATTTCCTGGTCCTCGTGCTTTGAAGACAATTGCTTCC GTTCAACACTGGCTGAATCAACTTTGTGATGAGCTTAATGAACGTATTTGCTGTGATTTGGACCAAAACAAGCGAATTGCACACACTTTTACTGTTTATGCTAGCGCATACAAG TCTTGCGACTCggaatcatataaaaaattcccTTCAAAATCTTGTCCATTGAGATATGGGACTGCCAAGATTCAAGAGGATGCATTTAATCTATTTCAAGCTGGATTACGTGAATATATAGGTTCACACGGAGTCAAAACACTAGGTCATCATCACAACGGATGGGGAATAACTTCTCTTTCTGTTTCAGCAAGTAAAATTGTTGCTATACCATCT GTTCGATCACAAAATACTTTCATGGACAGTATACATCACCCTCTTCAAAGGAAACAAAGGATAGCTTTGTCAAAGAAGCCATGCCATTATCACCGTCAG GCAGTGAAAGCTATTCGGAGCTGGAACCAACTGATCAGCTGCAACCTGAGAATAATGTACCGTGTTTGGGTCTACAAGAACAGAAAAGAATTCCATGGAAAGATCAG GATTCATCTTGTTCTTCAACAGTGCAGACAAAGGATGGTAGTGGCAAGGGAGCCTCACCATCATCACCCTCAGGTGTTGTATTCAA GAAGTGGATGTTGCTCACTTGTAAACCAAACCGGCTCTCAGGGAGCCTCCAGGGTTGATTCTACCATGCCTACTTTGGAACgacataaaaggaaaataaaacctTCTGATAAG GGAACAATTTTGAAATTCTTGAAGAGCTACAATCTCTCGGGCTCCACACCGATGCAGGAGAATGTTGAAATGGTTAAAG GCTCTCAATCTCCAAGTTGCAGCAGCTTGGAAGTGAATCAAGCTGAGCTGCCAAGACGGAGTCTTGCAGAATGTAGTACGAATGATGGCAGCAATAATTTGGATCAAAATGCACAAAGGGCATGGAATTACAAGATCGACGAGATTGATCACTCTATTGTTAATGAGTTGCCATCAGAAATCCAAGATGAAATTCGGGTCTGGCTCCAGGCTCGTCAGCAACCTAGTATGGTTAAACGTCCTAGTATAATTAAACGAGGTTCTATTGCCCATTATTTCTCCCCAGACAGAAATACATAG
- the LOC7465361 gene encoding uncharacterized protein LOC7465361, which translates to MNFDKRAQGESHIPGRSQEQKGKKRKNDFGKHGKGFKKRKEGVKQVLNSLAKQLPQLSNKIENQEKLVDKILLHQMTLGSEVFELLKEESAILCPDSNNWETKKLSDIILPLKHRSKMLDKRIQLLCEMMVLK; encoded by the exons ATGAATTTTGATAAAAGAG CACAAGGTGAAAGTCATATTCCTGGAAGATCACAAGAACagaaaggaaagaagagaaaaaatgattttgggaAGCATGGCAAGGGTTTTAAG aaaaggaaagaaggggTGAAGCAAGTCTTGAACAGTCTTGCTAAACAACTTCCACAGTTGAGCAACAAAatagaaaaccaagaaaaactcgtggataaaatattattgcatcAAATGACG CTTGGATCTGAAGTATTTGAGCTGCTTAAGGAGGAATCTGCAATCTTATGTCCAGATTCCAATAATTGGGAAACTAAAAAACTTTCTGACATCATCTTGCCATTGAAACATCGCAGCAAGATGCTTGACAAACGAATTCAACTTTTGTGTGAGATGATGGTGCTGAAATGA
- the LOC7465359 gene encoding DNA polymerase eta isoform X3, translated as MPVARPESSDSRTRIIAHVDLDCFYVQVEQRKQPELRGLPTAVVQYNEWKGGALIAVSYEARKLGVNRHMRGDDAKEVCPQIHLVQVPVARGKADLNTYRNAGSEVVSILARKGRCERASIDEVYLDLTDSAEAMLRETPPESLESINEESRKSHILGLKSEDANDAQENVSKWLRRSDANHQDKLLACGALIVSELRMEVLKETQFTCSAGIAHNKMLAKLVSGMNKPAQQTVVPSSSVKGLLESLPIKKMKQLGGKLGTSLQTDLGVSTVGDLLQFSEEKLQERFGINTGTWLWSIARGINGEEVQGRLLPKSHGAGKSFPGPRALKTIASVQHWLNQLCDELNERICCDLDQNKRIAHTFTVYASAYKSCDSESYKKFPSKSCPLRYGTAKIQEDAFNLFQAGLREYIGSHGVKTLGHHHNGWGITSLSVSASKIVAIPSGTGSITKYFHGQYTSPSSKETKDSFVKEAMPLSPSGSESYSELEPTDQLQPENNVPCLGLQEQKRIPWKDQDSSCSSTVQTKDGSGKGASPSSPSGSGCCSLVNQTGSQGASRVDSTMPTLERHKRKIKPSDKGTILKFLKSYNLSGSTPMQENVEMVKGSQSPSCSSLEVNQAELPRRSLAECSTNDGSNNLDQNAQRAWNYKIDEIDHSIVNELPSEIQDEIRVWLQARQQPSMVKRPSIIKRGSIAHYFSPDRNT; from the exons ATGCCAGTGGCTAGACCAGAGTCATCCGATTCAAGGACAAGGATCATCGCTCACGTTGACTTGGATTGCTTCTACGTTCAAG tGGAGCAGCGTAAGCAGCCCGAGTTGAGGGGCTTACCTACAGCTGTGGTGCAGTACAATGAGTGGAAAGGTGGGGCTTTGATTGCAGTTAGTTACGAGGCTCGTAAACTTGGAGTCAATCG TCACATGAGAGGTGACGATGCAAAAGAAGTTTGCCCACAAATTCACCTGGTTCAAGTGCCTGTAGCTAGAGGTAAAGCTGACCTGAACACTTACCGCAATGCAGGTTCTGAG GTGGTGTCTATTCTGGCAAGAAAGGGTCGATGTGAGAGGGCTTCAAttgatgaagtttatcttgaccTTACTGATTCAGCGGAGGCTATGCTGAGAGAAACTCCTCCAGAGAGCTTGGAATCAATAAATGAGGAATCTCGCAAATCACACATTTTGGGGCTTAAAAGTGAG GATGCAAATGATGCCCAAGAAAATGTGAGCAAGTGGTTACGTAGGAGTGATGCCAATCACCAAGACAAGTTACTAGCTTGTGGGGCCCTCATCGTGTCAGAACTTAGGATGGAAGTCTTAAAGGAAACCCAATTTACATGTTCTGCTGGCATTGCTCATAACAAG ATGCTAGCCAAACTTGTAAGTGGCATGAATAAACCTGCGCAACAAACTGTTGTTCCCTCCTCATCTGTAAAAGGTTTGCTCGAATCATTGCCAATAAAGAAAAT GAAACAGCTTGGAGGGAAGCTGGGGACTTCATTGCAGACTGACCTGGGTGTGAGCACTGTTGGAGACCTCCTGCAGTTTTCAGAGGAAAAGCTACAGGAACGTTTTGGCATAAATACAgg TACATGGTTGTGGAGCATTGCGAGAGGAATCAATGGGGAAGAAGTTCAGGGCCGCCTTCTCCCTAAGAGCCATGGTGCTGGGAAGTCATTTCCTGGTCCTCGTGCTTTGAAGACAATTGCTTCC GTTCAACACTGGCTGAATCAACTTTGTGATGAGCTTAATGAACGTATTTGCTGTGATTTGGACCAAAACAAGCGAATTGCACACACTTTTACTGTTTATGCTAGCGCATACAAG TCTTGCGACTCggaatcatataaaaaattcccTTCAAAATCTTGTCCATTGAGATATGGGACTGCCAAGATTCAAGAGGATGCATTTAATCTATTTCAAGCTGGATTACGTGAATATATAGGTTCACACGGAGTCAAAACACTAGGTCATCATCACAACGGATGGGGAATAACTTCTCTTTCTGTTTCAGCAAGTAAAATTGTTGCTATACCATCT GGAACAGGTTCGATCACAAAATACTTTCATGGACAGTATACATCACCCTCTTCAAAGGAAACAAAGGATAGCTTTGTCAAAGAAGCCATGCCATTATCACCGTCAG GCAGTGAAAGCTATTCGGAGCTGGAACCAACTGATCAGCTGCAACCTGAGAATAATGTACCGTGTTTGGGTCTACAAGAACAGAAAAGAATTCCATGGAAAGATCAG GATTCATCTTGTTCTTCAACAGTGCAGACAAAGGATGGTAGTGGCAAGGGAGCCTCACCATCATCACCCTCAG GAAGTGGATGTTGCTCACTTGTAAACCAAACCGGCTCTCAGGGAGCCTCCAGGGTTGATTCTACCATGCCTACTTTGGAACgacataaaaggaaaataaaacctTCTGATAAG GGAACAATTTTGAAATTCTTGAAGAGCTACAATCTCTCGGGCTCCACACCGATGCAGGAGAATGTTGAAATGGTTAAAG GCTCTCAATCTCCAAGTTGCAGCAGCTTGGAAGTGAATCAAGCTGAGCTGCCAAGACGGAGTCTTGCAGAATGTAGTACGAATGATGGCAGCAATAATTTGGATCAAAATGCACAAAGGGCATGGAATTACAAGATCGACGAGATTGATCACTCTATTGTTAATGAGTTGCCATCAGAAATCCAAGATGAAATTCGGGTCTGGCTCCAGGCTCGTCAGCAACCTAGTATGGTTAAACGTCCTAGTATAATTAAACGAGGTTCTATTGCCCATTATTTCTCCCCAGACAGAAATACATAG